The proteins below are encoded in one region of Ferroplasma acidiphilum:
- a CDS encoding acetate uptake transporter has protein sequence MDETENVFGTVFKVDPAPLGLTGFALTTFMLSFVNAGIIGSKGGTGMAISFAFAYGGIAQLIAGQWEMRRGSQFGFVAFSSYGAFWLWYVFLEVAAHFSVITVTNEALGVSLLLWGVFTLYMFVTAIRLNLGLMFTFLFLWLTFFFLGAGAMSGVVIITHIGGYLGILAAAFAIYTAFAVVTNSNHAGRIPLGAGIGSKKK, from the coding sequence ATGGATGAAACTGAAAATGTATTTGGAACGGTTTTTAAGGTAGACCCTGCACCACTTGGATTAACTGGCTTTGCGCTGACAACATTTATGCTCAGCTTTGTCAATGCCGGAATTATTGGGTCAAAGGGTGGAACTGGCATGGCAATTTCCTTCGCTTTTGCTTACGGGGGCATTGCCCAGCTTATAGCAGGCCAATGGGAAATGAGAAGGGGCTCTCAATTTGGTTTTGTTGCCTTTTCATCTTACGGTGCATTCTGGTTGTGGTACGTATTCCTTGAGGTTGCGGCGCATTTTAGTGTTATTACAGTTACTAACGAAGCACTTGGCGTTTCATTGCTTCTCTGGGGAGTATTTACGTTGTATATGTTTGTAACTGCAATCAGGTTAAATCTGGGACTTATGTTTACTTTCCTGTTCCTCTGGCTCACGTTCTTTTTCCTGGGGGCCGGCGCAATGTCAGGTGTTGTAATAATAACCCATATTGGAGGATATCTTGGAATACTGGCTGCAGCCTTTGCTATATATACTGCATTTGCCGTAGTTACCAACAGTAATCATGCGGGGAGAATACCACTTGGGGCTGGCATAGGTAGTAAAAAGAAGTAA